The Leptidea sinapis chromosome 3, ilLepSina1.1, whole genome shotgun sequence genome segment TTGACTCACTGAAGTAAGCTTTCTTATACTTGGTAGTACTAATACAAGATGTAAAGATATGTAGTACTTCGTACTCTTGATCCGGCCACATCAAGGAttgatatacatatttattgacAACACCTAGATATATAATTCTGCAGTCGCTGATAAAAAGAGGTAATTCAAAATGTCATTGTTACTTGTCAAAAAGGCCAATTACTAGTTGTTCATTGTGATCTGTCTTGAGATCCCATATGTGAATGATGCCACTCTGACCCCCCACCATAATCTGAGACTGGTCTGGATGCAAAGCCGCAGCATTTACAGGTGCTGGCACTTGGAATATCCTCTGGCATTGAAACTCACGTCCAGCCCTACAACAAATAAGAATATGAAAAAACATCCAAACATTGGTATCCTTAAAACTAGGAATACCCAgaaaactgggaaaacctgttTATCTTTTAATAAACAGTTGTTAATGTGAAACACAGGGTATACAgttcatttaatatttacagCCTGTAGGctataagtcaaagtcaaaatattttattgacattaaaTCAAAAGACTACTTGTCAACGtcaatcataaaaaatacaattcagatacatacatattaattacataaaagtttaaacatattttcaaaacaatccaaaccagtgaaacaacacaaggctgaaacatattataatccataaaaaacaactataactgtgtcattaatatttacttttgtatgtACTTGCCTTACATTAGGCAACgtaaatttcaaacattttgttttaattttattcaataataaattattcatattgaacCAGTTTCATATTCCTAACAAAGCATTATTTACTTCTTCACACTGATCTTGCTgacaagtgattttaaataacaCGGATGTATGTAAGGTAATATGTATACAGCATTATATAGGTAatcacgggctactatccgTAAATTGACGACagcagcgcgcctattttgcgtggctGTATATTACGGTGCAAATCTACCTGTTTCTGCCAATAccactacataaaattaaatacacagACAATACCACACTTCTTTAGATCCATGAGAATCCATATTTCCATCAAAAGGCCCAAGACCACCTTATTCTCATCTATATATGGTTCCAAGAGTCACATATTATAACCAAGTGAGTTGACACAAAGACATTGGACTAAAAGGAAACAAACTCTGCAGCATGTACTGGCTCATCAGTTATAAGTAATAGTTGGTACACTAAAgctcatataaacatacaacaTTCAACTACGGAGCACAgcttatacaaatattaaagtACTTGAaagttttcaaaataaaataatgagagGCATATTTAATATTCAACCACAGATTCATTAACTGTGAAGGAACAAATTGAGTTATTTAGGAGACTTGACCTACATATAAGCAAATTAGCTTCTAAACTGCAGGGAGAGGGTAGTCTAAGATTCTCTTGCCTTAAGAGAAATAGCATACCAGAAGGCAAAAGATTAAGTTTGCACACAGAGTTCATGTCTTTGCTGAGaataaaattttttatgaaaatctacTAGCATATTAGATTATTGTTTAAAACAAACAGATTACCCTTGAACACAAAACTGTTTTCAATGTGGCAGACTGATAAAATGATTGCTTCTCTTAGAACCTACTGAAACAACATGTCTGTGTGGTGATGtcaacatataataatatacaggatgtcccaaagttatgggacatgaagggaaactaccttaaatatcgaagacgagctattttactgaaagaagactttatgtaatttttaaaagtaagtaattctgcattaaaagattttctaaaaattacttgccttgtCTGGGAATTGAAccgacttaaataaaaaaaaaacatccctactcttatgatgccaatcgaaagaatggccaaaaactaataactcttcttaagtaacatagtattttaaaagaaagtagtcaattaagtgggtatttttttgtgaaatgtGATCTCTCTTGTCTTAGGCAaattgccaatcttttaatgagtccgctgcctgttgattttcttatcattttatggtaaATACTCGAtttgatatggcacaattctgtttctAACTAGCCCACATTCTCGTATCGccttttgtatagcatatctttcacatatccccaaaagaagaaatctaatggtgtgaggtccggggatctggcctgccatctaatcggtccatttgTACCAAACCAAGTTAGAAAACATTCATTTGACATTGtacctttcttttaaaatactatgttacttaagaagagttattagtttttggccatttttTTGATTGGCATCacaaaagtaggggtgtttttttttaaatttaagtcggttcgattcccagatgaggcaagtaatttttcaataatctttgaatgcagaattactagcttttaaaaataacataaagtcttctttcagtaaaatagcctatcttcggtacctatttaaggtactttcccttcatgtcccataactttgggacacctgtatagtTAAAggataatttcaaattattttcaaaataattaaaataaataaattttattattaatttcaaggtTGTTGTAGAttgacataaataattaattataatgctACTTGAAATggatacaatattattatgatggaatctgtttattttataatttacctCAAATCCCAAATCCTGGCAGTGCAATCCTCTCCACCAGAATACATCCACTGACCATTTTCCtgaaaaatatagataaaagtGATACAAATTTCATAACACATCAGCTGGACAAAATCACCATGTTTATTTTTACATCCAAGTGTTTTAACCTAATTAACTTCTGAGTATGGAATAAGAAAGGAATGAGAGAGAGGAATCTTCTTGTTCTTGGTGGCATTCTTCATTTCTGAAGGTAGAGTCTGTACTTCAAAGTTGGAGTTATGTTGGTCACTAAAGCCTTCCACTCCTTGGCTTTCCCTATTTGTAAGAGGTAGGCCAGTGAGTGTCTTGATCTAGTCCGAACAGTGGCTATGTGATTGTCCTTGTGGTCTTTTGTGCTCCACCTTGCCTATGAATATCAGTTTGTCTAAAATATTAGGAAAGGATTCTGCAATGTGGCCAAAATACCCCAAGATTTTTTGATAGTAGATTGTGGACAATCTAGTGCCAATGCAATGTTGCTCCAGGAGAGAGGAAtaagacaatattatatttaactaaaaacaaACCTGAAATCCAACTCTTGATACATTTTTAGATACACCTTCATAGTTAATGACAGGGTCTGGATTAGCGCTGGCTAAATCATACATCCTGATATGTTGGTAACCACATGCTGCTACCATCTGCCCGCTGggatttatttttaagtcattCACTTGCTGAAATTTGTAGAAATATTGATATAGCAGGACAAGCTTGTGGTTAAGTTACTTGATGATAAGTGGCACCACCACCAATGCAACAACAAAATGAATATCAAGGGTTTTTGAAGAAGAACAACTATAGTTAATTTTAcattcttacccccttattcataatagtctgctaactttaagcattgctaattctgtctgtcttcttctattgacctaagtcagaatgagaaaaaacactccttagtggctgtttaaagttagcggaccattatgaataagtggGTAAATCTTTAGCTTTTGAATGTAATGTATTGTAGAGAATGGCATAATAGTGAtctaaatatgaataaatataaatataaaaacaaaagtgaTGATAATTACAGAATCCGGATGTTGCATAGTTCGTAAGCATACACCACTATGTGCTTGCCACAATTTGATGGTGTGATCGTAACCCCCAGTGACTAGTGCAACATGTGCACCACCGGCACCTGTTGATGGTGCATCACCGGACATAGTCATCCTTTCGAAAATATCCTTttcttttgaaatattaatataggTAAATTAAGGCAAGAGCCTTCAGATTTCAAGggtttttatacatttaatggGGTGAAAACATGACCAAGGACAGTGTTCAAACTTGTTTGAACTATTCGAACATAAACTATTATTACAATagtttacaaaaacaaaatgtaactAATTCAGAAAAACAACGAGGTATATACTATGTAGGTACGAATGGAATTGTCAATTGTTTGTTTacttcaaagtttttttttttcattttatttatttagagcattggtatcAAGTCTATCAGCCAAATCCAAAGTACAAGAATACCTAGATCATTTTTCAACTCGATTACAAAAATTTCTTTATGTAGGTTAGACTTTTGAGTATAATGCTTGGATTCTAAGGTACTTTTAATGGCTCTTTATCTATTCGATAGCGCTATTGGTTCGATATCCGACGAAAGTGTAAGTAAAGTACTCTGTAGGTTACACTTCCATTTTGATTCTTCAAAGTACAATTTACTATTACCAGATTGTTATTCAATGAATTATTCTCGAAATCGCTCTAAATATAATCTATTAAGTACCAACTAATGACAGTGtctcaattttattttgaataataaataagttgatGTGTATGTAATATTTGTAGGTAATTATAACCTACACACTATACAGAGACGTTGCCACCTTTCTCAAGTTTTATATatgttaaattttgtttaactttattaaaaaaggatTCTGTGGTTAAATGAAACCACGGTTAAAGTGATACTTTTTTTCACaatatagacatttaactaaaaaactttggaataatattccattaagggtataaaaatcgcttaatcaatcttaattttatacttggaaaattggaatgataatgggaaataataaaagtaaactaagactccaactaatatttttaatgacttCTGTGtcttaaaatattgattgaatagGATTAAAACgatgaaatttgaataattttgagTACTTTCAATTCgttttcatgtatatatagatatacagtttacatggggtgactgattccctatacttttcaatcaatatttttaatcagggagagtacgacatacataatacttaataattatttagattatatacaaatattaataaataacaacatttacattaaacactgacaaaaacaaacaaaatagcgtggaacACGGGCACAAATGAGTAACAGTCTAtatactacacggtcagctgctgcgaactataggcgccgcccgaccgtcacgcgacatgcaatagatagacgaaaaagtttgagacgattgtaataaaagtttcactttaataatagttaaaaaaaatatacttatagtTTTACTTCATTGTTTTAGATATTGGTCTATCAACAGTTTATAGGATCGTAGAAGAAAGTAAGACGGCTGCAGAAACTGGTTTCAAAATATCCACACCAGGAAAAATGAGACGAAGGACATAGTGACAAAAAAGTAACTTTGACAGCTTTTATCAAGGAGTAATCACTTAATCAGGTGAAAAGTGTATGAATTTTATGCTTTCGAAATTTGCTGAGAGTTGCCTACTCTCAACAAACTACTTACGATACTGAAagaagatataaattttaaaggtGGCAAGGAAATACTACgcaaattattgcgaaaaatTGGCTTTCGCTACCTAAAAACACAAAGCAGCCGCAAGGCTTTAACCAGGTGAAATGATAATTCGGCGTGGAGAGCTAAGTATTATTTacaagaattgaaaaaaaaactcatcATCAGCGAATCCTCGGCCCgttaaatattttgatgaaGCATGCATACATTCTTCACACACTTCTAATAAGTGTTGGCAAAGTCAAGTAACAGATGGAGTTCTAGAACATGTGATCAAGAggcaacattttattattattcatgcaGGTGAAGAAACTGGGTTTGTTCAAAACGCAGatcttgtatttaaatcgaATACAAAAAGTAGTTAACTGAAAAGTTTAAAAGCCACCTTGAAGAATATTGATAGTAATCCATTACTATAATACTACGTTGTCCACGACGCTTTACCACAGAATTAATAGCTTTATCACGTTATCACAGAATTTGAGTGAATAAATAACCAACCACAAATACGAGGAAACCCGAAATCCAAAAGTGGTTGTCTGATAATCACATTGATTTCTCATTACAATTGACTAAACCACAGTTGTTGGAGATTGTCAAAAGTAACAAACCTTCCCCGGTGTATGAGGTTGATAATTTATTAGCACAACATGGCCACTATCGTATTATCGCTTAgcattgaaaattgaaatttggtTTGGAACTCCATGAAACAAAAAGTTGCAGAAGTAAGGTAGAGCACAAAAATCAAAACATGCCACAGCTAATCCATGAAGCATTTAGTTCAATTGAAGACTTAGAATGGCAAAAACAATGCGGACATGTGCATATAATTGAAGAAGAATATAGACAAGACAGATATAGGGTATTTTCCGATaagcactgcgagcactgcacagtgctattactgtagaaaaattcgttccaataaggactgccagtatactgccgcagtaccctagggaaatatatgacgtcatcaatcgccgccatattctactgtgagcactggcgttttcgaggtaaggtactcacagtactttgatcacgtgatcagtcaaaaccacttgAGCGCTTTGtagttttttaaacaatacctacagtttaatcccaaatatttttaatttgacagtactccaacaacagttttttttaatgaactagaaaactttaatacactcatttgaatgctgcgtcaaaaaatgcgggtgacagtatacgggattgcgttccgtttttaaccgacttcaaaaaggaggaggttatcaattcgatcggtatttttttttatgtatgtacaccgattactctgagatttatgatccgatctacgaaattataattataaaaaatttacatagtttggctccgtagttttcattttatgaacatttacatgaaaattttcgtctacctggatgacataattgttttctgtgtacggctttttttttagttttcattcaggttaattatatattattattaactgataccaaaacgtaaaaaataaaaaaaactacatttataaaaaccaacttcaaaaactgaaaattttaaaataactacaaaatttatttaatacacctcttatgcaaacctttacctttaatattaataaaatacattttttttatgtgctaccttttgataggttttaagtcggtgccaagccaaatgtaataaaggtgaCTCGtgactttattttgtttagggcttggcactgacttaaaacctatcaaaatgtagcacatacaaataggTAAAGGTTTGCCGCCGGCAGAGGAGTCATTCCCAAGAGCTGAACTATCGGCAGGGTCGCAGACAGAGGCATCTGTATTTGATCTTTGAGCCAACCGCTTAGCGAGAACCTTTTGATATATTGATAGAGGCTCTTCGGTATAAGACCGCCGTAAGGACTATCCGGCCTATAATGGTCGAGTCAACGTCTCGCCAGTCATCTCGTTAGCCAAGTCAAAGTACTTGCTGATCTTCTCAGATTTCTAGAGGTAGTCTTCATATGGAAATCACTAATTTCGACGAGGACTGCCTGGCGCCGGGACCAGTTAACCACTACATTAGGCGACAATAATCCTGCCCGTGATGATAGACCATTCCCATGAACCAGCGCTGGTACGTATTTATAGtacgaattattattattactaaccgcctttttaaccaacttcaaaaaggaggaggttcccaATTCGACGACATTTCCATTTATAtatgttacctcagaactttcatctgggtgaaccaattttgaaaatCCTTTCATTATTTGAAAGCTCCCGTGTGGTCCAGTCTCATTAATTTGGTCTagttctgacaatggcatccgcGAGaatagtcttaaatttgcattaagtATGTGTGCGACAAATGGACTATTAGTTGAATagtcaaccgattttgatgattttttttattggaaaggatatacttcaagggTAGTTGGACGAGAGATTGATTAAGTTCTAATTATGGGATCCATCACAAACTAACAGAAATCCTCAATTCTTAGAGGGAAATTAAAGATACTCGACCGAATtttttatatgctatccggatatttgtaATTGTTGTGGTCGAATATGATATTAATGGAACCCCTTAAGGGCTTAGgtacttactttacttttatctgtggcagaatttctgtctgtgaTCATATTGCAATGCGCTGACGTTCGTTGCTGCATTGCAGCATGACGATACGTTCTatctatttttgcgctcttcttCTCCATTCAAATTGTTCTCGAGGTAGATATCCTCTTCACTTCTCTTCACCTTCTTCAATAAGccgtttgtttatattttttgttataatttgtgTCGCATTAAAGTAGACTGAGAAAATTCTTGCATGTTTATTTAGTTCCCATAAATCTGTTAGTCCTGTTGCTTTTATCCATTGGTTTTTTAGTATTAGATCTAATGGAAACCTGAAATAGAttactttgtttattattttactacacATTGTCCAACATCCTTACATCATGTTCCTTGTTTTATTATCAATCTCAGGAAAACGTACAAAATATGTCGTTCTAATTTCCTTACTCCATACAAATATAccattgtaaattattaatactaataatcaATACCTactgtatgttattttaataaaataaatcattaccCTATAACTTGGGTAAAATATATCTATGTTATGGAAACATATTAGTTGTCActgttttatgttatgtttattttgagtACGAGAAATTTACTGAAAATAGGTGACCACGGATCAAAAATCTTTTggaaataatatatcatattaaatttatttgatacgtgcttgttacaaattatattgaaaacgtTGGGCGAAAAGCAATACTTACGTGTGGATGCTAACTGCTGAAGCTTTTCGCAAGCTTGATGACATGACAGATCCTTATTTATTTGTCCTAAAAGTTGATATAGGGCCAAACGATATGGGTTATGCGATAGAGATGCAAGATCAATAGCTTTGTCCCGTTCTAGCTCAGGATTAGTTGTGTATATAGAAGTTGCTGACGCTACTTCTGtagcgttaatattctaaggACATAAAAATGTGATCTTACAAAAAGGCATCTCTATTCAGTATatcatagatataatattataccataGCAGACTATTATTGTTAACACCAATAGGCTATGATAATATTCATTAGAGGTCtcgttaccaggccataaaatcttaaaaaaataggtCTATACCCCTCTCTCATCTAGACATACACATATTGACGTTTGACAATGAGAACTTACATTGACTAGACActcaaaacaaaaattgtacTTTTTCAGATTTCATAGTTTATAAACGCCTTTGATAAATGCAACAATAAATGAAGCACCTACATACCTTTGACCTATATAATATAGCTATTGTagattacaataaattttatacaagATAACAATACATACCATGATTTTCGAAAACAAATTGTAGGTGACACACATGTAATAATTATCTTCGTACCTACCTTTAATTGTTGACAATATCTTAGCGATAATAAAACTAGGCACTTAGGTACCCTAATCATTACGAAAAGCCTTGACGGCGCATTAGGTAGGTAGCACCGTTGgtagtcataaaaaaaagagcccCTGGTTCGACCTACGCCGCCAGTACTACAGTTTACTGAAATTAAATTAGGCCTAACCTAAATCACGGTCATAACATATTGATGAGACCCGTACAATAGGTAGGTAACTACGTACGTACTGGTCACCTCATGCATATGAAAAAGCAGATGTAGCTAGGTAGAACCTACTTGCCAGCTCATAGTCTATTAGATAGGTATATATATTGGACGAGTCCATGttcataatacttatataatggGAGGGAGTGCTATTACTAGTGTCATACAGATTGTTACTGTAGACTGACTGGAGATCACAAATGGATACTGACAattggaatttgattttttaataggGTACTCTCTCACTCACcacagtaaataataaaacaataagaaataatatttatatgaaattactTTATTGAACATGTAAAATCCATATTGACATGAGGAATGCTATCTCAtttacaaatcaaaacaatGTAAAATTTGAGAGACTAATCACATTGAAACCTACCTTACTAACTAAAAATACAACATACACATCAATTTCCTAACATTATTTAACTCGAAAACAATTGTCGAGCTACACTTAGCTTATGTTTGGTACCATTAAGTATTGAAATTTACAATGAGAGGTAGGTTTTAAAAAGCAAGATGTTGGTACATGACTTTGTCTCGTAATTTTACATATTGACTACTATAGTTTCACCAAAACAATTGCCTTCGGAAACATTCAGTTAGATATAAATTATGGCATAACTAATTGGCAAAGCATATAAGCTGTTGCTACATAGTTACAGGTAGAAAAGTCAAAAGTTTTGATAAAACCATCCAACTGTATATGTAAGGGTGAGCATCCAGTCACAGCGAACTTAACAAGGGAGGGCTAACTGTACAATTCCCCAGCGATACAGCTAAcacttaaacattatttttttttgcggcTTAGAACACTAGAGCTTAGCCTGCGCTGATCCTTTCCAAACTCTGCAATCTTAACCTATtactatcaatattaaaaataatgtaattaaagtagctataacatattatgtcaatcaataatttcaatagacaaattattttacacgaaaataattgtaatattgaaaaaaatctcTACAAAAAGAATATCAAAAAAACTGAATGTAATACAGACTTTGAAAAGCCAGTGCatcattatgaaataaattaagtCCGAGTAAATTATTCAATATGAACAGAAATGCTGTTTAAGGAGATCATTCGCTTTCTTCATCTTCTTCCTCGTCTTCACCACCATCATCATCAGACTCCTCCTTCTTCTTTTTGGACTTCTGAAAGAaatttaatgtatgtatgtaatgcaAATGCATACACTAACAAGTAATAAcattagataaataaatatatatataataaaagtaacaTGTCTTACAGCAGGGGATGGTTTCTTCGCCTTCTTCCCTCTCTTCGGTGCCTTCTTGCCACCACCCTCACCGCCACCACCTCCGTTTGCATTAAATGATTCTAAGTCTTTTGTGTACTGCTCTTTTGCTTGAGCTGCCTTTTCTTCCCAAACCTGTTTAGGAATTAATTAATACACATTAATTAATCAATAATAACAGTATCACTTTGCCTAACTATTGTGTAAAACTAACTTACACTCTTATCTTTCATAGCCCTCCACATTTCACCACCTTTTTTGGCGATTTCAGTTACTTTAAGGCCCGGGTGTTCGGATT includes the following:
- the LOC126979589 gene encoding high mobility group protein D-like isoform X2 → MSDKPKRPMSAYMLWLNSAREQIKSEHPGLKVTEIAKKGGEMWRAMKDKSVWEEKAAQAKEQYTKDLESFNANGGGGGEGGGKKAPKRGKKAKKPSPASKKKKEESDDDGGEDEEEDEESE
- the LOC126979589 gene encoding high mobility group protein D-like isoform X1, which gives rise to MSDKPKRPMSAYMLWLNSAREQIKSEHPGLKVTEIAKKGGEMWRAMKDKSVWEEKAAQAKEQYTKDLESFNANGGGGGEGGGKKAPKRGKKAKKPSPAKSKKKKEESDDDGGEDEEEDEESE
- the LOC126978457 gene encoding target of rapamycin complex subunit lst8; this encodes MTMSGDAPSTGAGGAHVALVTGGYDHTIKLWQAHSGVCLRTMQHPDSQVNDLKINPSGQMVAACGYQHIRMYDLASANPDPVINYEGVSKNVSRVGFQENGQWMYSGGEDCTARIWDLRAGREFQCQRIFQVPAPVNAAALHPDQSQIMVGGQSGIIHIWDLKTDHNEQLIPEAEASIQDIAIDPEGKLMAAVNNKGNCYIWSLGGSPPRPVPRKHLQAHKKYALRCKFSLDSTMLVTTSGDCSAKVWRTKDWTLMRELRHDAQRWVWDAAFTLDSRYLFTGSSDSYARLWNLEKGTLEREYCGHQKPITALAFRDQAV